The DNA region GGGCGGGCCACCAGGGCGCGAATGGCGCATTCGGTGACCGCCTCCCAGCCCTTGCCGCGGTGCGAGGCCGGATTACCCGGGCGGACCGTGAGAACTCGGTTCAGCAGCATCACACCCCGCGCCGACCACGGCGTGAGATCGCCATTGGACGGTTTCGGCAGATCGAGGTCCTTGCCGTATTCAGAGAAGATGTTCTCCAGGCTGCGCGGCAGCGGCCGCACCTCCGGCGCCACCGAAAAACTCAATCCCACCGCGTGACCCGGCGTCGGGTAGGGATCCTGGCCGACGATCAGCACTCGCACCGCGTCAAAGGGAAAGGTGAAGGCGCGCAACACATTTTCCCCCGACGGCAGATAGCTGCGGCCGTCGGCCAGTTCGGCGCGCAGGAACTCACCGAGCTCGGCGACCTGACCGGCCACCGGCGCGAGCGCCTGCGCCCATCCCTGATCGATGAGTTCGTTCAACGGGCGGGCAGTCACGAGCAACCAACCTAATTGAACGACTCCCAGCCCGCCGAACCGGTCCACCGCCGACCGTCGACGAGCACGTCGGGGCCGTCGGCGGCCGCGGATACGGCGCCGATCGATCGCCACCCCGGTGGGAGCTCGCCGGGGAAGCAGGCCACCAGCGCGTGATCCTCACCGCCGCCGAGCACCCAGGCTGCCGCGTCGATGCCGAGCCGGTCCGCCGCTGCCGCCAGCGCCTCGAGGTCGGGCTGCAGCCCCTGGGCCGCAACCTCGATCCGCACCCCCGACGCCGTCGCGAGATGCCCGAGGTCGGCGAGCAGACCGTCGGACACGTCGGTCATCGCGCGGGCGCCGCCCGCGGCCGCCGCCCGCCCCTGACCGTAGGGCGGTTGTGGGACGAGGTGCCGGCCGCACAGGTCGTCGAAACCCGGCGCCCCGGCCGCGAGCAGCGCGTATCCGGCCGCCGATCGGCCCAGCTGTCCCGCCACCGCGACGGTGTCGCCCGGCCGGGCGCCGGCACGGGTCACCGCGGTGCGGCCGCCGAGTTCACCGAACGCCGTCACCGACACCACCCACACCGGGCTCGAGACCAGGTCGCCACCGACGATGCCGGCCCCACCGCACCGCTGGGCCTCGTCCCACAGGCCGTCGGAAAGTTGTTGGACCAGTCGCGCGGGGGTATCCCCCGGAGCGCCGATGCCGACGACGAACCCGACGCTGCGCGCACCCATCGCCTCGATGTCGGCAGCGTTCTGGGCGATGGCCTTGCGGCCGACATCGTGCGGCGCCGACCAGTCCAGTCGAAAGTGGCGGTCCTGCACGAGCATGTCGGTCGAGATCACCATCCGCGCGTCGGGGACCGCGATCACCGCGGCGTCATCGCCGGGTCCGATCAGCACCGAATCCGGTTGCCGGCGCCCCGCGACCAGGCGGTCGATCACCGGAAACTCGCCCACCTCGCGCAGCGTGCGGTCGTCGTCAGTCATCCCACCTCATCGCAATTCGCGGAGCCGGGGCGCTCACCGGCTGCGGTACGTTCTGACGTAGCCGGCCGGTGCGGCCTTAGGCACGGACACGTCAGTGTATGAGACAAGGACGGTGAAACAGCGTGGTCGATCTGCCCGATCGTCCCGAGGGGGCGCCCCCGCAGGACGGTCCACCCCGATGGGTCTTCATCGGCGCGGTGGCCGTGGCCGTCGCCGCCGTCGTCGCGGTGCTGCTGATCGCCGCGAACCGGGATCTGGCGCCGGTGCCCGTCGCGGCGGTGCCCGCGCCCCAGGCCGGCAGCGCCGAGTGCGAACGATTGCTGGCCGCCCTGCCCGAGACGCTGGGCGACTACGAACGCGCCCCGACCGCCGATCCGGCGCCCGCCGGGGTGGCGGCGTGGCGTGCCGACGCCGCCCCGGAGCCGGTGATTCTGCGCTGCGGGCTCGACCGGCCCGCGGACTTCATGCAGGGGGTGCCGCTGCAAATGGTCGATGAGGTCAACTGGTTCCGGGTCAGCGAGGGCGACCGGATCACGTGGTTCGCGGTCGACCGTCCGGTGTACGTCGCGCTCACCCTGCCCGAGGATTCGGGGCCGACGCCCATTCAGGAACTCTCCGCGGCGATCGGCGCCGCGCTGCCGACCCGTCCCATCGATCCCGCGCCCGCGCGCTGACCCGAGATTCACACCTGGGCTTTGAGATTGGCAGCGCGGCGGGAAGTCGGTCGAATTTCCGCCCTGGGTGCAATCTGAACGCCATGGCGGCCATCTCGGCGCCCCAGGTCAATGCAGCTAGCGCAGCCCGGTCCCGCGCGCCAACGCCGTTTCCACCATCGCGGTCAACAGCGTCGGATAGTCCACGCCGCTGGCCGCCCACATCTGCGGGTACATCGAGATCGTGGTAAAGCCCGGCATGGTGTTGATCTCGTTGACGACGGGGCCGTGCTCGGTGAGGAAGAAATCGACCCGGGCCAATCCCTGGCAATCGATCGCGGCGAAGGCCCGGATCGCGAGCTGACGGATCTCGTCGGCGACGGCGTCGTCGATCTTGGCGGGGACATCGAGTTCGGCGGCGTCGTCGAGGTATTTGGTGGCGAAGTCGTAGAAGCCGTCCTCGCGCCCGCGAACGCCGGCCACCCGGATCTCGCCGACGGTGCTGGCCTCGATCCGGCCGTCCGGCAACTCGAGGACGCCGCATTCCAGTTCGCGGCCGACGATCGCGGCTTCGACGATGACCTTGGGGTCGTGCCGACGGGCATCGGCGACCGCCGCCGGCAGATCCGCCCACGAGGTCACCCGGTTCACCCCCATCGAGGAACCCGCGCGTGCCGGCTTGACGAAGACCGGCAGCCCGAGGCGCTCCTGCTGTTCGGGGGTCAGGGTCGGTGTACCGGCCCGCAGCACGACGTGATCGCCCACCGGCAACCCGTCGGCGACGAGCAGTTTCTTGGTGAACTCCTTGTCCATCCCGGCGGCGCTGGCCAGCACCCCGGCACCCACGTAGGGCACACCCGCGAGTTCCAACAGGCCCTGGATCGTGCCGTCCTCACCGAACGGGCCGTGCAGCACCGGGAACACCACATCGACCGCGGCCAGAATCTCACCGGCGGCCGCCGTCTCCAGCGACATCAGTTCGCCCCGGCGGTGCGGCCCGGCGGTCAACGCCAGTTCCTGGCCCAGCGCGTCGGCAACCTCCGGTAACCGGCCATCGGCGATCGTCAGGCTGGCGGGGGTGGCCGTGGACAGCACCCAGGCGCCCTCGCGGGTGATGCCCACCGGCACCACCTCGAACCGCTCGGGGTCGAGGTTGCGCAAAATGCTTCCGGCTGAAACGCAGGAGATGGCGTGTTCGCTGCTGCGGCCGCCGAAGACGACCGCAACGCGCACCAAGCCGGAGCGGGCAGGCGGCTCAGGAAAGCGGTCAGGCACAGTCACAGCTTAGAGAGGCTACGTCACCGCGGCGGTCAGCGCCCTTTCAATATCGGCCACCACGTCGTCGGTGTCCTCGATCCCGGCCGAGATCCGGATGAATCCCGCGCCGACGTCGTCGCCCCAGCGCGCCCGGCGGTCCACCGAGGTATGGATGCCGCCGAAACTCGTCGAGGACACCAGCAGGTCGCTGCGCCGCACCAGTTCGTGGACGGCCGCCGCGTCGGCGAGTTCGGCGCTGACCAAACCGCCGAACCGGCGCATCTGTCCCACCGCCACCGGATACGACGGATCGTTCGGCAGGCCCGGATACCGCACCCGGGCCACGGCCGGGTGGGTGTCCAACATCGCCGCCAGCGCCCCGGCGGTGTCACATTGGCGCTCGTAGCGCAGGCCCGCGCTGCCGAGGCTGCGCAGCACCAGCCACGCCTCGAAGACGCCGAGGATCGGGCCGGACAGCAGCCGTTCGCGCGTAATCGCCGCCATCAGTTCCGGATGCGAACCCGCGACGTAACCGGCGAGCAGATCGCTGTGCCCGGAAAGGGCTTTCGTCGCGCTGGCGACCACCAGGTCCGCACCGAGCGACAGCGGCTGCTGACCCAGCGGCGTCGCGGCGGTGTTGTCCACGATCAACCGGGCGTTCTTCGCGCGGCAGAGCAAACCCAACCGATGTAGGTCCACCACATCCAGGCTGGGGTTGGCGGGCGTCTCGGCCAGCACCACATCGGCGCGCTCAGCGGCCGCGAGCATGTCGGCGCTCGGGGCGGCGATGACTGTAACGCGTTCGCGCGCAAGGTATTCCCGGGCATAGGCCCGCACCTGGTAGTACCCGTCGGCGGGCACCACCAGCACCGAACCCGGCTTGGCGAGCACCCGCAGCACCGAGGTGATGGCGGCCATCCCGGATCCGAAGACCAGCGCCGAGGTGGCGCCCTCGAGCTGTGCCAGCGCCGATTCCAGCTGCCGCCAGGTGGGATTGGAGCCGCGGCCGTAGGTGTCGAGATCGGCCTCCTCGTCGCCGGAGAGGTGATAGGCCGCCGCGGGGGTCGCGACGGGCGCGACGGGCTGACCGGGAACCGCTTGCGCGCTCGCCGCTTTCACCGAACGGGTGGACGGTCCAGTCGCGCCATAGCTGTCGGTCATCGCCGCTACTCCGGCTTGGTGCTTCGTCCGAGCAACAGTGCGACCGCCTCGTCGACGGACAGACCGCGGTGGCACACCCGGTGCACCGCATCGGTGAGCGGCATCTCCACGTCGTAGCTCGAGGCGAGTGCGAGCACCGATTCGCACGAGGTGACGCCCTCGGCGACGTGTCCGCTGGTGGCCTGCTGCGCCGCCTGCAGGGATTCACCGCGACCGAGGCGCTCGCCGAATGCCCGGTTGCGCGAATGCGTCGAGGAGCAGGTGGCCACCAGATCGCCGACGCCGGCCAGCCCGGCCAGGGTCGCGCCCTTGGCGCCGAGGGCGATGCCCAGCCGCATGATCTCGGCGAGGCCGCGGGTGATGATCGCGGCGGCGGTGTTCTCCCCCAGGCCCACCCCGGCGGCCATCCCGCACGCCAGCGCGATGACGTTCTTGCACGCCCCGCCGATCTCGGTGCCGACGACATCGGAGTTGGTGTAGGGCCGGAAGTAGCCGGTGCTCAGCGCGCGTTGCAGTGCCACCGCCCGCCCGGAGTCGGTGCAGGCGATGACGGTGGCAGCGGGCTGCTGTTCGGCGATCTCGCGGGCCAGGTTCGGACCGGAAAGCACCGCGATCTGCGCCTGGTCGACACCGGTTACCTGCGCGATCACCTGACTCACCCGCATCAGCGTGCCGAGTTCGATGCCCTTGGCCAGGCTCACGAGGGTGGCGTCGGGTTCGAGGAGGGGTTTCCACTGCTCGAGGTTGGCGCGCAACTGCTGCGACGGCACCGCCAGCAGTACCGTGCTGACGCCGGCCAGCGCCTCCGCCGCGTCGGTGGTGGCCCGGATCCCGGACGGCAACACCGTGTCGCCGAGGTATTCGCGGTTGGTGGCCTGCGCATTGACCTCGTCGGCCACCGCCGCGCGCCGGGCCCACAGTCGGACATCGCTGCCCGCCTCGGCCAGCACCTTGGCCAACGCCGTTCCCCATGCACCGGCGCCCATCACCGCCGCGGTACTCACCGTGCTGGCCATATCTCCCTCGTCGACGCGTTGGCAACCCATGTGCCCGTCAGCCTAGCGAGCGGCGCTGGCAGGATGATCCACATGAGCGGCACGCAGCAGCGCAGGGCGCGAGAGCGCCCCGATGTCGACGCGGTCGCGCTGGTCATCGCAGTCAAACGGCTCAGCGCCGCCAAGACCCGATTGGCGCCGGTGTTCTCCGCGGGCACCCGCGAGGTGGTGGTGCTGGCCATGCTCATCGACACCATCGTCGCGGCGGCCCAGCTGGCCGAGGTCGCCTCGATCACCGTCGTCACGCCCGATCCCGACGCCGCGGCGGCCGCGACCGAACTCGGTGCCCGGGTGCTGGTCGACCCCACCCCCGCCGGACACCCCGACCCGCTCAACAACGCCATCGCGCTGGCCGAGACCGATGTCAGCGCTGAAACCTCCAACATTGTTGTGTTGCAAGGAGATCTGCCCGCTTTGCAACCCCAGGAGCTGGTCGAGGCGTTGGCCGCGGCCCGGACCCACCGCCGCAGTTTCGTCGCCGATCGGCACGGTTCGGGCACCTCGGCGCTGTTCGCTCTCGGCGTACCCGTCAACCCGCAGTTCGGCACGGATTCAGCGGCCCGCCATCGGCATTCGGGCGCCGTCGAACTCACCGGTGCCTGGCCCGGCCTGCGCTGCGATATCGACACCCCGGAGGACCTGATCGCGGCGCGCCGACTCGGGATGGGCGCCCTGACACGCCGGGCCATCGAGCCCGGCGCCCCGATCCCCGAGCATCGATCTACGCCATAGGGGATGATCGGTGGTGTGACCGACACCGACGCCACACAGGCTGCAGCGCCCGCTTCAGCAACCGACGGCCAGGATTGGCGGACGCGGATCGCGGCACCGGATTCCCCGCCTGCGGCCACCAGCGCCGCCGCGGAGAACGAACTCCCCGAGGATCGCTACCTCAACCGTGAACTGAGCTGGTTGGACTTCAACGCCCGGGTATTGGCGTTGGCCGCCGACCCGTCGTTGCCGCTGTTGGAGCGGCTGAAATTCCTGGCCATCTTCGCCTCGAATCTCGATGAGTTCTACATGGTCCGGGTGGCCGGTTTGAAACGCCGCGACGAAATGGGTCTGTCGGTGCGCTCCGCCGACGGCCTGTCGCCACGCGAGCAGTTGCGCCGGATCGGCGAACGCACCCAGCAGATCGCCAATCGGCACGCCCAGGTATTCCTCGACGCGGTACGCCCCGCGCTGGCCGAGGAGGGCATCCGGGTAGTGGGTTGGGCCGACCTCGACGAGGGTGAGCGGGATCGGCTGTCGACCTATTTTCATGAACAGGTCTTCCCGGTGCTGACCCCGTTGGCGGTCGATCCCGCGCATCCCTTCCCGTTCGTGAGCGGCCTGAGCCTGAACCTGGCGATCACGGTGCGGCAACCGGAGGATGGCACCACGCACTTCGCCCGCATCAAGGTGCCGGACAACGTCGACCGCTTCGTCGAACTCAAGGGCGAGGAGCGCGGCGACGGGAATCACGACGTGCGGTTCCTACCCACCGAGGAATTGATCGCAGCGTTTCTGCCGGTGCTGTTCCCGGGCCTGGAAATCGTCGAGCATCACGCGTTCCGAATCACCCGCAACGCCGATTTCGAGGTCGAAGAGGATCGCGACGAGGATCTGCTCAAGGCGCTGGAGCGGGAGTTGGCTCGCCGCAGATTCGGTTCGCCGGTGCGTCTCGAGGTCGCCGACGACATGACCGAGAACATGCTCGAGTTGTTGCTGCGCGAACTCGACGTGCATCCCGGCGACGTCATTCAGGTGCCGGGACTGCTGGACCTCTCGTCGCTGTGGCAGATCTACCGCGTCGACCGACCGCGCCTGAAGGATTCGACGTTCGTGCCGGCGACGCCGGCGGCGTTCGGCGAACGCGAGACACCCAAAAGCATTTTCGCGACCCTGCGCGACGGCGACGTGTTGGTGCACCATCCCTACGACTCGTTCTCGACGACGGTGCAACGGTTCATCGAGCAGGCCGCGGCGGATCCGAATGTGCTGGCCATCAAGCAGACCCTGTACCGCACCTCGGGCGACTCCCCCATCATCGACGCGCTCATCGACGCCGCGGAGGCCGGCAAGCAGGTGGTGGCGCTCGTCGAGATCAAGGCTCGCTTCGACGAGCAGGCCAACATCAAATGGGCGCGCGCCCTGGAACAGGCCGGTGTCCACGTGGTTTACGGCCTGATCGGCCTCAAGACCCATTGCAAGACCTGCCTGGTGGTGCGGCGCGAGGGGTCCACGATTCGGCGCTACTGCCATATCGGCACCGGCAATTACAATCCGAAAACTGCTCGGCTTTATGAGGATGTGGGTCTGCTGACCGCGGCGCCGGACATCGGCGCCGACCTCACCGACCTGTTCAACTCGCTGACCGGGTACTCCCGCAAGGTCAGCTACCGCAACCTGTTGGTGGCCCCGCACAGCGTGCGCAAGGGGATCATCGAGCGCATCGAGCGCGAGGTCGAGGCCGCCCGCGACGGGGTGGAGGGGCGAATCCGGTTGAAGGCCAACGCTCTGGTCGACGAGCAGGTCATCGACGCGCTGTACCGGGCGTCCCAGGCCGGGGTGCGGGTCGAGGTCGTGGTCCGCGGCATCTGCGCGCTCAAGGCCGGGGTGGAAGGTCTGTCCGAGAACATCGCGGTGCGCTCGATCCTTGGCCGGTTCCTGGAACACTCCCGGATTCTGCATTTCAAGGCCATCAACGAATTCTGGCTCGGCAGCGCCGACATGATGCATCGCAATCTCGATCGCCGCGTCGAGGTCATGGCCCAGGTCAAGGATCCACGCCTGACCGCGCAACTCGACGAGGTGTTCGAGTCGGCGCTGCATCCGGCGACCCGCTGCTGGGAACTCGGTCCCGACGGTCGTTGGAACGCATCGCCGGTGACGGGCCAGACCGTGCGCGATCACCAGGTGTCCTTGATGGAGAAGCATCGTCAGCCCTGACCGTGCCCGCACCGGTGGCCGTTGACCGTCGAATTGACATGCAGGAGTTGAGGTGCCGAAACAGAAACCCCCAGAGCCGGTGCTCGCTGCCGGTGCGGTGCTGTGGCGGCCGGGCCCCGCGGGCCCGTCGCTGCCCGAGGTGGCTGTGATCCACCGGCCCCGCTACGACGACTGGTCCCTCCCCAAGGGCAAGGTCGATCCCGGCGAGAGTTTGGCGGTCACCGCGGTCCGGGAAATCCAGGAGGAGACCGGTTATCACGCCGAACTCGGACGGCGGCTGATGTCGGTCACCTACCCGGTGGAGGAGGGCACCAAACACGTCCAGTATTGGGCGGCGCGCGCCGGTTCGGGTGTATTCAGCCCGAATCACGAAGTGGACAAGCTGTTGTGGCTGCCGGCCGAGGAGGCGCTGACGCAACTGAAGTATGAGCACGACCAGGCGGTGTTGCGCCAGTTCGTCGAACTCCCGGCGGACACCCGCAATCTGCTGATCGTCCGGCACGCGACTGCCGGACGGAAGGGCAAGTTCCGCGGCGACGACCGAAAGCGCCCGCTGGACAAGAACGGTCGGGCCCAGGCCGAATCCCTGGTGGGCCTGCTGCTGGCGTTCGGCGCGCGGGAGTTGCATGCCGCCGACCGGGTGCGCTGCCATCAGACCATCGCGCCGCTGGCCGACGAGTTGGGGGTGGCGGTGCACAACGAACCGTTGCTGACCGAGGAGGCCTACGCCGAGCATCCCAAGCGCGGCCGGGCCCGAGTCCTCGAAATCGCCGCACTGCCAAGCACCAGGGTTATTTGCACACAGGGCAAGGTGATCCCCGACCTGATCTCATGGTGGTGCAAGTCCGCGGGGATTTCGCCGGAGACGTCACGAAACCGTAAGGGAAGCGTCTGGATTCTGTCGTTGGCGGGCGAGCGGCTGGTGGCCGCCGACCACCTCGACAGTCCGCGGCCCGTCCGCTAGGAGCGGCCGAACACACGAATACGCCGCGGGAGTTCAACTCCCGCGGCGTATTCGCGTTGAACTACTTGCGGCCCTTCTTGGCCGGCGCCTTGCGGGCCGGAGCCTTGGTTGCGGCTTTGCGGGCCGGCGCCTTCTTGGCGGCGGTCTTCTTGGCCGGTGCCGCCTTCTTGGCGGCGGTGGTCTTCTTGGCCGGTGCGGCCTTCTTGACCGCGGCCTTCTTCGCCGGTGCCGCCTTCTTGGCGGCAGCGGTCTTCTTGGCCGGCGTCGCCTTCTTGGCCGGTGCGGCCTTCTTGGCGGCGGTCTTCTTGGCCGGTGCGGCCTTCTTGACCGCGGCCTTCTTCGCCGGTGCCGCCTTCTTGGCGGCGGTCTTCTTGGCGACCTTCTTGGCGGCCTTCTTGGCCGGACCTGCGACAACTCCGCGCTTC from Mycolicibacterium sp. MU0053 includes:
- a CDS encoding uracil-DNA glycosylase, coding for MTARPLNELIDQGWAQALAPVAGQVAELGEFLRAELADGRSYLPSGENVLRAFTFPFDAVRVLIVGQDPYPTPGHAVGLSFSVAPEVRPLPRSLENIFSEYGKDLDLPKPSNGDLTPWSARGVMLLNRVLTVRPGNPASHRGKGWEAVTECAIRALVARPAPMVAILWGRDAGTLKPMLGSGCGVIESPHPSPLSASRGFFGSRPFSRANELLIKQGAEPIDWRLP
- a CDS encoding thiamine-phosphate kinase; the encoded protein is MTDDDRTLREVGEFPVIDRLVAGRRQPDSVLIGPGDDAAVIAVPDARMVISTDMLVQDRHFRLDWSAPHDVGRKAIAQNAADIEAMGARSVGFVVGIGAPGDTPARLVQQLSDGLWDEAQRCGGAGIVGGDLVSSPVWVVSVTAFGELGGRTAVTRAGARPGDTVAVAGQLGRSAAGYALLAAGAPGFDDLCGRHLVPQPPYGQGRAAAAGGARAMTDVSDGLLADLGHLATASGVRIEVAAQGLQPDLEALAAAADRLGIDAAAWVLGGGEDHALVACFPGELPPGWRSIGAVSAAADGPDVLVDGRRWTGSAGWESFN
- a CDS encoding DUF3515 domain-containing protein, which codes for MVDLPDRPEGAPPQDGPPRWVFIGAVAVAVAAVVAVLLIAANRDLAPVPVAAVPAPQAGSAECERLLAALPETLGDYERAPTADPAPAGVAAWRADAAPEPVILRCGLDRPADFMQGVPLQMVDEVNWFRVSEGDRITWFAVDRPVYVALTLPEDSGPTPIQELSAAIGAALPTRPIDPAPAR
- a CDS encoding D-alanine--D-alanine ligase family protein, which produces MVRVAVVFGGRSSEHAISCVSAGSILRNLDPERFEVVPVGITREGAWVLSTATPASLTIADGRLPEVADALGQELALTAGPHRRGELMSLETAAAGEILAAVDVVFPVLHGPFGEDGTIQGLLELAGVPYVGAGVLASAAGMDKEFTKKLLVADGLPVGDHVVLRAGTPTLTPEQQERLGLPVFVKPARAGSSMGVNRVTSWADLPAAVADARRHDPKVIVEAAIVGRELECGVLELPDGRIEASTVGEIRVAGVRGREDGFYDFATKYLDDAAELDVPAKIDDAVADEIRQLAIRAFAAIDCQGLARVDFFLTEHGPVVNEINTMPGFTTISMYPQMWAASGVDYPTLLTAMVETALARGTGLR
- a CDS encoding cystathionine gamma-lyase, translating into MTDSYGATGPSTRSVKAASAQAVPGQPVAPVATPAAAYHLSGDEEADLDTYGRGSNPTWRQLESALAQLEGATSALVFGSGMAAITSVLRVLAKPGSVLVVPADGYYQVRAYAREYLARERVTVIAAPSADMLAAAERADVVLAETPANPSLDVVDLHRLGLLCRAKNARLIVDNTAATPLGQQPLSLGADLVVASATKALSGHSDLLAGYVAGSHPELMAAITRERLLSGPILGVFEAWLVLRSLGSAGLRYERQCDTAGALAAMLDTHPAVARVRYPGLPNDPSYPVAVGQMRRFGGLVSAELADAAAVHELVRRSDLLVSSTSFGGIHTSVDRRARWGDDVGAGFIRISAGIEDTDDVVADIERALTAAVT
- a CDS encoding NAD(P)H-dependent glycerol-3-phosphate dehydrogenase encodes the protein MASTVSTAAVMGAGAWGTALAKVLAEAGSDVRLWARRAAVADEVNAQATNREYLGDTVLPSGIRATTDAAEALAGVSTVLLAVPSQQLRANLEQWKPLLEPDATLVSLAKGIELGTLMRVSQVIAQVTGVDQAQIAVLSGPNLAREIAEQQPAATVIACTDSGRAVALQRALSTGYFRPYTNSDVVGTEIGGACKNVIALACGMAAGVGLGENTAAAIITRGLAEIMRLGIALGAKGATLAGLAGVGDLVATCSSTHSRNRAFGERLGRGESLQAAQQATSGHVAEGVTSCESVLALASSYDVEMPLTDAVHRVCHRGLSVDEAVALLLGRSTKPE
- the cofC gene encoding 2-phospho-L-lactate guanylyltransferase, coding for MSGTQQRRARERPDVDAVALVIAVKRLSAAKTRLAPVFSAGTREVVVLAMLIDTIVAAAQLAEVASITVVTPDPDAAAAATELGARVLVDPTPAGHPDPLNNAIALAETDVSAETSNIVVLQGDLPALQPQELVEALAAARTHRRSFVADRHGSGTSALFALGVPVNPQFGTDSAARHRHSGAVELTGAWPGLRCDIDTPEDLIAARRLGMGALTRRAIEPGAPIPEHRSTP
- a CDS encoding RNA degradosome polyphosphate kinase, with the translated sequence MTDTDATQAAAPASATDGQDWRTRIAAPDSPPAATSAAAENELPEDRYLNRELSWLDFNARVLALAADPSLPLLERLKFLAIFASNLDEFYMVRVAGLKRRDEMGLSVRSADGLSPREQLRRIGERTQQIANRHAQVFLDAVRPALAEEGIRVVGWADLDEGERDRLSTYFHEQVFPVLTPLAVDPAHPFPFVSGLSLNLAITVRQPEDGTTHFARIKVPDNVDRFVELKGEERGDGNHDVRFLPTEELIAAFLPVLFPGLEIVEHHAFRITRNADFEVEEDRDEDLLKALERELARRRFGSPVRLEVADDMTENMLELLLRELDVHPGDVIQVPGLLDLSSLWQIYRVDRPRLKDSTFVPATPAAFGERETPKSIFATLRDGDVLVHHPYDSFSTTVQRFIEQAAADPNVLAIKQTLYRTSGDSPIIDALIDAAEAGKQVVALVEIKARFDEQANIKWARALEQAGVHVVYGLIGLKTHCKTCLVVRREGSTIRRYCHIGTGNYNPKTARLYEDVGLLTAAPDIGADLTDLFNSLTGYSRKVSYRNLLVAPHSVRKGIIERIEREVEAARDGVEGRIRLKANALVDEQVIDALYRASQAGVRVEVVVRGICALKAGVEGLSENIAVRSILGRFLEHSRILHFKAINEFWLGSADMMHRNLDRRVEVMAQVKDPRLTAQLDEVFESALHPATRCWELGPDGRWNASPVTGQTVRDHQVSLMEKHRQP
- a CDS encoding NUDIX hydrolase: MPKQKPPEPVLAAGAVLWRPGPAGPSLPEVAVIHRPRYDDWSLPKGKVDPGESLAVTAVREIQEETGYHAELGRRLMSVTYPVEEGTKHVQYWAARAGSGVFSPNHEVDKLLWLPAEEALTQLKYEHDQAVLRQFVELPADTRNLLIVRHATAGRKGKFRGDDRKRPLDKNGRAQAESLVGLLLAFGARELHAADRVRCHQTIAPLADELGVAVHNEPLLTEEAYAEHPKRGRARVLEIAALPSTRVICTQGKVIPDLISWWCKSAGISPETSRNRKGSVWILSLAGERLVAADHLDSPRPVR
- a CDS encoding HU family DNA-binding protein yields the protein MNKAELIDVLTEKLGSDRRQATAAVEHVVDTIVRAVHKGDSVTITGFGVFEQRRRAARVARNPRTGETVKVKPTSVPAFRPGAQFKAVVSGAQKLPADGPAVKRGVVAGPAKKAAKKVAKKTAAKKAAPAKKAAVKKAAPAKKTAAKKAAPAKKATPAKKTAAAKKAAPAKKAAVKKAAPAKKTTAAKKAAPAKKTAAKKAPARKAATKAPARKAPAKKGRK